CTGAAGTTgctcctcatgcctcccaatggtgactccctgcagggagacaacgTGACGAAGCTgttccaagtctgctgggtctgtcatggccagtttgtactataagggcacaaggcgagacccaaatgcagacacaggaggcagatgggaGGCTCCGAGGCAGACACAGGaggctccgatatttattataacaaaaggaTAGGCAAAaagcaggtcggggacaggcgagagttcataaaccaggtcagagtccaaacagtaccaggctataggcaggctcgaggtcccgataggcaggctcgaggtcatgACAGGCAGGAATTCAGTCTAAGTAAGTAACAAATCTAGAAATGCAAAACTGTCTGGATCGATACACTGGATGTAAATGTATAAAAGGTAAGCCCACCTTGTAGCCAACCTGGTACCATTTCGTCCATCCCTAATGGAAAATAGGCCCTGTatggtatatacagtacaagcTTGGCGATTATTTCACATTTTGAGAGAGAAATCTAGAGAAATAATgtagaattaaaaaaatatatattttgtctgaaattttCTGAGGACCAGTTGATCTACTGTATGTAACATGATATCTGTGTGCCAGCTATCTGACAGATGACTAGTTTTGGTATTCCTCAGAAATGTTGAGTCATACCAGAAAGGCAACTACCTGGGACACAAGAGAAACCTGTTGTCAAATATGGATAGCTTATTCTGTCCTAACAAATTCCAGATACTAACAAATATACTGCATATACTTTATTTGGTTTTAATTGAGAAATCTGCGGACCAGATacccatttacattttagtaatttagcagacgctcatatccagagcgacatacagttagtgcattcatcttaaaatagctaggtgggacaaccacacacCAATCTTGTTTTTTTAAGGTCACTGTGCAGATATGTTTGACCCACTGAATAAAATAATACAGTAAGGTTAATGATGATGTATTGTATGTATAACACACATTGGTCATGTACTCCATCCATCCTGTAAAAAGCATACCTTACAACGGGGAAAAAATAAGCCAATAACAAGAgcataaaaaacatgtttattgagTCATTAGGTACGTGGTCATTAGTCCCCTCTATCACATCGTTCCCTGGGACCCAATTAATGCACCTATTAACCTGTAGAGACCTGAGGGGCTGAAGGAGAGGCACGGCTGGTCTTGATTGCATACCAaaatgtaccctattccctatgttgaccagagccctctggtcaaaagtggtgcactatatagggaatagagtgccatttgtgacacacacCTTCTGTCATCGTCTCTGGGAGTGTAGACCCTGAAAGTGTACTGAAGGTCTAGGATATCCAAGAGTGACAATAAGGGTCCTCACTTAGCTCTGGGCCTAGGTTTTAATATATATCTATGACTTAGGGTCCAGAGTTGTTCTCTGTTTTCCCTGGTTAGGTTATATGGTCTGGGAAACCGTTCCTTTGTCAGAGGCTTTGGGTTGGTTTCACTGAACCATTTCTTTCTTGTACATGGWGCACAATACATAGCACACAAACTCCTGCTAAAGAGTTAATGATAGATATGATAGCTTTGCCAGCCCAGCACATTGGTGATGTCACATACTTCTTCTACAGTGTAAATTACCAGGCTAGAGGgtccccacacatacagttgaggtcaaaagtttacatacaccttagccaaatacatttaaactcagtttttcacaattcctgacatttaatcctaaaattccctgtcttaggtcagttaggatcaccactttattttaagaatgtgaaatgtcagaataatggaagagagaattatttatttcagcttttatttctttcatcacattccaagtaggtcagaagtttacataccctcaattagtatttggtagcattgcctttcatttgggtcaaacattttgggtaatcttccacaagcttcccacaataagttgggtgaattttggcccattcctcctgatggagctggtgtagctgagtcaggtttgtaggcctcctagctcgcacacgctttttcagttctgcccacaaattttctataggattgaggtcagggctttgtgatggccactccaataccttgactttgttgtccttaagccattttgccacaactttggaagtatgcttggggtcattgttcatttggaagacccatttgcgaccaagctttaacttccttactgatgtcttgagatgttgcttcaatatatccacataattttccttcgtcATGATGCCATTtgttttgtgacgtgcaccagtccctcctgtagcaatgcccccccacaacatgatgctgccacccccatgtttcacagttgggatggtgatcttcggcttgcaagcctcccccttttcctccaaacataacaatgatcattatggtttaacagttctatttttgtttcatcagaccagaggacatttctcaagaAAGTACAAtctgtgtccccatgtgcagttgcaaaccgtagtctgccttttttatggcggttttggagcagtggcttcttccttgctgagtggcctttcaggttatgtcaatatagaactcgtttaactgtggatatagatacttttgtacctgtttcctccagcatcttcacggggtcctttgctgttgttctgggattgatttgcactaactgtgtcacgccctggccttagttatctttgttttctttattattttagttaggtcagggtgtgacatgggggatgtatgtgttttgtattgtctagggttttttgtatatttatggggcagtgtctagtctaggtgtatgtatgtctatggttgcctagattggttctcaattagagacagctgtctatcgttgtctctgattgggaaccatatttaggcagccatattcattaggtagttcgtgggtgattgtctatgtctatgtcagtTGCCTGTGTCTGYACTGTTTAGCGTTAGcgtcacgttcgtcggtttgttgttttgtttagtttgtcaagtgttcttcgtttcgtgtcattaaacgttgaatgtattcacttcacgctgcgccttggtcctcctctcttccaccatacgacgatcgtgacaaactgacctaaaacagggaatttttacgaggattaaatgtcaggaattgtgaaaaactgagtttaaatgtatttggctaaggtgtatttaaacttccgacttcaactgtactttttattaatttattttctaATAATGTCCACCGCTATTCAATCCTATTAtgtaaaagtttggggtcacttagaaatgtcctttaaaataacatcaaattgatcataaatacattgtagacattgtgaatgttgtaaatgactattctaggcagagttccttctaggcagagtccctctgtccagtgtctgtgttcttttgcccatcttaatcttttctttttattggccagtctgagatatggctttttctttgcaactctgccttgaaggccagcatcccagagtgtgcttttatttgaaaaacaaggacatttctaagtgaacccaaacatttgaacggtagcgtAGGTCCATCCGACCTCACATCTGCAGACCACGTGCATGGCATCGTGTGgaagagcagtttgctgatgtcaacgttgtgaacacggtgctggtggggttatggtatgggcagtcataagctatggacaacgaacacaattgcattttattgatggcaatttgaatgcacagagatgctgtaacgagatcctgaggtccattgtcgtgccattcatctgctgccatcacctcatgtttgagCATAATAAATATATCGTAGTGTATGATCACATTCGGCAACGTTGCAAGGatcatgttgcaaggatctgtacactgtttctggaagctgaaaatgtccaagttcttccatggtctgcatacccaGGCATGTTTGGTATAATCTGGATCGACAGGTACGACAGCGCGTTCCACTTCCCGCCAATGTGAAAGTATTCCACATGAGTGGGAAAATATTCTACAATCaagagcctgatcaactctatgcaaaggagatgtgtcRGCCCTGGATGAGGCAAATAGaagtcacaccaaatactgactggttttctgatccacacccctatctttttttaaggtactgtatctgtgaccaacagatgcatatctgtattcccagtcatgtgaaatccatagatgagggcATAAttcattgatttcaattgactgatttccttatatgaactataactcggTAAAATCTTWTAAAAAtgcatgttacatttacatttttgttcggtataccTTATCATAACGTTATACTGCGGCCAAACTGGAATCTGTACTGAACACCCTCTTATGGTCCCGAGGTTAACATCATGTTTTAATGTTCCTACAATGTTCTCAAAACATCAGTGGGACGTCTTGCTGAAACCCTTAAAGCAGCATTTCCCAAACGTTGACCTGTGGAccacaaggggtgcacgttttggtttttgccctagcactacacagctgattcaaataatcaactaatcatcaagctttgattatttgaatcagctatgtagtgctagggcaaaaagatgcttgtgcaccccttggggtccccaggacagagtttggtaAACATTGCCTGAAATGGACCTAATGGGAACGTTGCCGAATGTCCTTAGGACATCCCCTGTTTGCTGGGTTAATGCAAAAACAGAGTAAATAGAATCTAATGAGTTGCTTGTCATAAACTCAATATAGTTCCATCTCTATGGAGTGGTTACATGTTGACGCTGAAACTACAATCCCATGTGATCATACACTATGATATATTTAGAGGCTACCAGGACAAGTTATTGRAGCAGTATCACTCTCTCAAGCAAGAAGACATTTCATGGACACAAGTTTCTGAGCTAAAACAGAATCAAATGATTCACTCTTGAATTCATTCACATCCATACACACTCAAGCCGTGTAAGGACTAMGAATTGCTGCATTGACCAGAGGAAGAAAATTAACAAAAGCTATGGAGAACTCAACCCAAGTMAAGTTATTTTATCTCTTTGGCTTACAAGAGACATTTAACAACAAATCGGTTTATTTTATATTGCCACTTATCACATACCTTCTCATCATCACTGTGAATCTGCCTCtgatcataacaatcattcagGAGAAAGGTCTCCATGAGCCCATGTATATCTTTCTGTGTAGTCTATGTGTCAATGGATTGTATGGAACTGCTGGTTTCTACCCCAAGTTGTTACTGGACCTTCAGTCAGATGTTCAGGTGATATCTTATGGTGGATGTTTCACTCAAGCCTATGTAATATACACATCTGTCATGTGTGAACTTTCTACTCTAACAGTGATGTCTTACGACAGGTATGTGGCAATATGCAGACCACTACTATAYCATACCATTGTGACATCTTTAACTGTTAGAAAGTTACTCTTATTTTCTTGGGGTTATCCTTTATTTATAGCACTCATAGCAGTTAGTTTAGCCGTCAGAATTCCTTTGTGTGGATCTCGCATTGATAAGATCTTCTGTGACATTCCATCtatactgaaacatgcatgtttACCCATTACAATCAATCAGAATTTGAACAAATTTGTAATAGTGGTTCATGTTTTACAGATacttttcattgtattttcttaCTGTAAGATTGTAAGGACTTGTGTAAAGTCAGCTAAGGGAAGGATTAAGTTYACACAGACTTGTGTGCCACATTTAATAACAATATTTATTTTCGTCACAGTGACCCTGTTTGACAATTTACAAGGGTGGAATAATGTAAATAGTACGCTAAATATGCGTAATGCAATGGCTGTACAATTCCTTGTTATACCACCTGTCTTAAACCCTATTATATATGGACTTAACCTCCAGCAGATTCAAAGGGCAGTTTTTAGAAAGTGTAATGCACATAAAACCATTGATGTGAGACATTAGTTACATGATCCTACACAACAGGTAGACTTCCTGATATCAGAAGCATGGATAAAATGCACCTTGGTCAACCAAGAGTAGTCTTTTACTTCAACCAATCGATTTGTCTAAATTTTCCAaatatagacacatcctatgtgcctttttatcttaccatttctaccaacCTGTGAgacagttatgattttcataggTACATattcgtggaacagtttaatttaatttataatagtctttgtatctcaaaaacATTGTCTGTGGTTAATCTACATTCTACAATggtaatctaaatgaaaattatacaaatctaaaagtaacttttattgccacTGCCAACTATKTAAAAaaagcctacataaagccaacacatAAAAACAATGCAGCCTGCAAggcagaaaatatcctgataccaataaatatcctataaatcacattggctatgcatggcctgtctgcaaccaTCTCGAAACACTGTATCTACTATCAACTGGGTCRGTTWTTMtatgatgtttccactggatcagatcGTTACATTTGTAACTTTCATGCCGAGTGGTTATCAAAAGGGAAAGAGCTGGAAATATTGTTCAAATACTATTGTCATTCTTAACGGATTCTAAAAACAGactgtttacttgctgtttgatgTGTAGAaaaatactttgagaagctccaYagctcattagtggtggtgagttaagacaatcagaaatactatcagacataccagacaaacttgtttctcacagtATAGCATAGGTTGTGAGTTCTGCAAAACACATATCCACTCCGACATTGAAAACAGTAAATTACCCTCACCAAATAAACATTGCAGATGAGAACTTATGTGAATTAACAGTACATGTAGGCCACTACTGGTGATAtttgtaatggggaattgatatatATTTGTGActacttgacaaaaaaaaaatgttttcattacAGACCCCATTTGTCATAAAGTATTCCATAAGGTACCCAGACCTTATCAAAGatgcacagtatacccttaatctagtaaaaaatcaaatctagtgatacattatttgacatttctgccatccattgtgacattgtgggaggatgaccaaccttccaattattggcaatgcatttcttatcTGCTATACATGCtatggttacacagtttcttcttttAACAgcctccagtatcaacatttacaagcaaacaaaaacatggAAAGTGAGACAAAAGAACATAGACTTTGCCAGAATGTAGCCagctcagatgaggcatgacaaagaattgcCTTGaagtacatttatacattattttatccaagaatagaatcaatggttcaataattgaaatgaccattattcccagatctcAGACTGTAGACTATCAATCAACTAAAGATGGATATTTGTATCTattcactgattgttataatatactgcaaaatttaCCTGAGCTCTGTAGACTGGCCTTCCCTAGCtgtctgatcctgctaagacatgatgagcatagtgttgtgaaCTGattgtgcaccatgacagtgaagcctgtagagctgtttataccgtgtcagtgtgaaaagtagggaattattttcacgacttccaccgaagtcggctcctctccttgtgcgGGCTGTATTTGGCATCGACGTCACTGACTTTCTAGcaatcgccgctccatttttcatatttctatttgttttgtcttgtttccatacacacctggttttcattatctAATCACACGGTACGTATttagtcctctgtcctctgtctttgtgtgtaattgtttattgttatgtgagATGTTCACATGctatacttttgtacatgttctGTGTTTTCTTTTGGGCACTTTCATGTCATTTTGTGCCTATTTCTTGACCGgaataaaagtgcgcctgttaaatctactctgttctcctgcacctgactttgcCTCCTGTACACAGCTGTAACAGAATTACACACCCaacaatggagtcagcaggagcaggttaGAGGAGTCGAGGAGTGCGTCCAGGAACATTCGGCTATGTTACATCATCTTGGTGCCatgatggatcgcgttgtccagactatggaccgctgggagagacaggaagtctctccAGTGCCTCGACCAGCGCAACCGGGTTGCCTGTACCCGTCCCATCCAGAGCCAGTGGGAtacgtctctcccttcccagggagtatgatgggacggccaCATAGTGCCAGGGATTCCTATTACAACTGGAcctttacctggccactgtgcacccagctccctcgggaagggagagagtgtctgccctcgtctcatgcctctcaGKGAGAGttctggagtgggcaaacgccgtgtggggagaagATRACGCGGCgttggaccacttcgaggagttcacccgtCGCTTCCGGGCCGTCTTCGACCATCCGCCCGAAGGGAGAGCGGTGGGAGAACGGCTCTTCCATTTGAGGCAGGGGACTAGGATCGCCCAggaattccggaccttggccgccggagcaggCTGAAACGACAGGGCCCTCATTGACCACTATCGGTGCAGCCTGCGCGAGGATGTCCGACGTGAGCTGGCCTGCAGGGATACCACCAACtcctttgaccaactggtggattGGTGGATTTggtcacccgcggacgtccagagggggctctgtcggtgccatctaCCAGCACCcccgctccggtgcccatggagttgggaggggctgcgcgtagggagactggaggaggaacCATCATGTCCACcctctgtggccgcagagggcacactgccggtcggtgccgtgtcggttcctctgggagtcgaggcaacaggcagggcactctggcgtcaccccaggtgagtctgcaccacactcatccagagtcctctgttgaccACCTGTTTGTGGGTACCTGTCTGTTTCCCTGAGTTTTctccgcattcccagcataaagCGCTCGTCGAtgcaggcgcagctgggaattttatcgacagagcgTTAGCCCTtggtttagggatccccattattcctgtagTTAGACCCTTCCCGGTTCATgctctggatagtcgaccattCGGGTCCGGGCTAATCAGGGAGGCCACCATCTCCCTGGCCATGGAGATGCAGGGACWGAGCCTGGGCGCgagcccagagtctctggtggcgcagctgtagctgcgatgcagtgccctagaccactgcgccacccgggaggccgtagtgatgtatatcgatgacattctgatatactccgctacactcgccgagcatgtgtccttggtacgcagggtacttggacgactgttggagcatgacctgtacgtcaaggccgaGAAATACCTGTTCTTTCAGCAGgttgtctccttcctagggtatcgcatttccacagcAGGGGTGGAGAttgagagtgaccgcattgcagccgtgcgcaATTggcgactcccaccacggtaaaggaggtgcagcgatttttagAGTTTGCCAATTACTATctgagatttatccggggttttggccaggtggatgctcccattacctcactgctgaagggggatCCCGTACGGATGCAGTGGttggctgaggcggacagggcttttgggcagctaagagctctgtttacttcagctcccgtgctggcccatccggatccctctttggcgttcatagtggaggtggacgcgtccgaggctgggataggagccgtgttCTCACagtgctcgggtacgccaccgaaactccgcccctgtgctttcttctcaaagaagctcagcccagcggagcgtaactgtgatgtgggggaccgggagctgttggctgtggtttaAGCGTTGAAGGCggggagacattggcttgaaggggctaaacaccctttcctcatctggactgaccaccgcacctggagtacatccgggcagcgaggagactgaaatCTCGTCAGGCAAGgttggccatgttctttaccgttttgtgtttaccctgtcctaagaccaggttcccagaaattgaaggcagacgcactgtcccggctgtatgacacaagGGAGCGGCCCATGGAcagactcccatactcccggcctcttgcTCTGGTAGCGCCGGTcatgtgggagctggacgcagaCATTAAcatgtctagccccggggttccccTACCCCGCTACGCGGAACCCCCaccattccactgaaaaggcagcgcgcgtaattcaaaaatattttttgaaatatttaactttcacacattaacagtccaatacagcaaatgaaagtaaacatcttgtgaatcacagccaacatgtccgatttttaaatgttttaccagcgaaaaacacaatgtatatttatgttagctcaccaccaaatacaaaaacagcacagacatttctttcacagcacaggtagcttgcacaaaacccccaaatagagatagaattagtcactaaccaagaaacaacttcatcagatgacagtcttataccatgttatacaataaatatacaataaatctatgttttgcatatttcaggtataaatcatagttttacattgcagctacaatcacaatagcaccgaagcagctagaacaattacagagaccaacgcgaaatacctaaatactcatcataaaacatttatgaaaaatacatggtgtacagcaaatgaaagacaaacatcttgtgaatcagccaatatttcagattttttaagtgttttacagcgaaaacacaacatagcattatattagcttaccacaatagccaaacacacaaccgcattcattcaccgcaaaggtagcgatagcgaaaaaaacagcaaaatatataaaatttattcactaaccttaacaaacttcatagatgacagtcctataactcATACAGATAACATCATATATACAATACAAGTATATCgtatttgttcaaaaatgtgcatatttagcggtacaaatcgtggttttacaatgtgaatacgtagccaaactgcacaaaattatccggattatattctgacactcacctaatctaatcaaagaactcatcataaacttactaaaaaatacatgttgtacagcaaatgaaagatacactagttctaatgcaatcgccgtgttagaattctaaaaataactttagtacgacatacagcttacgttatagcgagacagcgcctgcaatgagggcagaaatagtactaaacattttccacagaaatacgaaataacatcataaatggttcctacttttgctgagcttccatcaatcttgtacaaggggtcctttgtccagaacaatcgttgtttggttttagaatgtccttttctcctgtcgaattagcaaccaaagctagccaagtggcacaaagctgtccatcttcaccaaacgcagagaacggaaaccgccaaaactcccgataaactttcaataatctgataaaactatattgaaaaaacatactttacgatgatattatcacatgtatcaaataaaatcaaagccggagatattagccgtctataacgaaagcttttcagaacgcaatccagggttccttcccgcgccttgctgaacaaaggaatagtggtcacgtcattccaagagctcttgttcgacctcagatcaagctagacaccccattccacctctccctgcctcttgacatctagtggaaggcgtatgaagtgcatgtatatccatagatttcaagcaaatgaataggaaggccctggaacagagcctcgatttcagatttttcacttctggtgggaagtttgctgcaaaatgagttctgtttttatcacagatataattcaaatggttttagaaacttgagagtgtttctatccaatagtaataataatatgcatattgtacgagcaagaattgagtacgaggcagtttaatttgggaacgattttttacaaagtgaaaacagcgcccctctatcccaaagaagttaagcagGCATTGcgtacagagcccgctcccctccagtgtcccgtcgggcgtatgtacgttccgtctgctgttcGTGACCAGCTGATcgattgggcccacacgtcaccctcctctggtcatccggggatcggtcggacggtgcgctgtctgacttggaagtactggtggcccaccttggctaagaCGTGAggttttatgtttcctcctgctccgtgtgtgcccagtgtaaggctccgagacacctgcccagaggtaagctacaccccttacccgttccacaacaaCCTTGGTCACATCTGTCTGTGGATTTCTTAACCGATCTACCTCTTTCACAAGGAAACACTacaatcctggtcgttgtggatcgtttctctaagtcctgtcatctcctccctctgcccgttcttcctacggccctacagactgcggaagcTCTGTTTACTCACATCTTCYggcactacggggtgcctgatgATATATTGTCTGATCGTGGTCCCCAGTTCACATCGAGAGTCTGGAAGGCGTTCGTGGAActtctgggggtctcggtcagccttacctcgggatttaaccccgagagtaacgggccggtagagagagttaaccaggatgtgggtaggtttctgcggtcctattgccaggaccggccgggggagtgggcggcattcgtgccctgggccgagatggcgcAGAACTctcttcgccactcctccactaacctctcagCCTTTCAGTgcgtattggggtaccagccggttctggcgctgtggcatcagggtcagaccgaggatcctgcggtggacgactggttcaggcgtgcggaggagacatgggaggccGTCCATGTTCACCTCCAGCGTACCGTGCTTCGCCAAAAGACCAGTgcggaccgtcaccgcagtgagaccccggtgttcgcaccaggggaccgggtctggctctcgacccaaaacctgcacctccgcctgccctgccggaagctgggtccgcagtttgtggggccattcaaagtcctgaggagggtgaACGAGGTGTGTTACAGATTACAGCTTCCCTCTGATTACCGTATAAACCCctcattccatgtgtctctcctcaggccggtggtggctggtccactccaggaatctgaggtgcgggaggttcctccgccccctctggacatcgagggggccccggcgtactccgttcgtaccatcctggattcgaggcgtcgggcggggggccttcagtacctcgtggagtgggaggagtacagtccggaggagaggtgctgggtcccggtTGCAGATATTCTGGACCCCGAACTGCTACGGGAGTTTCACAGTCGCCGGCCGGATCRccctgcgcctcgccctccgggtcaaccccgaggccggtgtcggcgcgccgCTGGAGCCAAgcgtcaaggggggggtactgtcccaacttccaccgaagttggctcctctccttgttcgggaggTTTTCGTCAatcaacgtcaccggctttctagccatcgctgctccatttttcatatttctatttgttttgtSttgtttccatacacacctgct
This genomic interval from Salvelinus sp. IW2-2015 linkage group LG22, ASM291031v2, whole genome shotgun sequence contains the following:
- the LOC111949805 gene encoding olfactory receptor 6N1-like: MENSTQVKLFYLFGLQETFNNKSVYFILPLITYLLIITVNLPLIITIIQEKGLHEPMYIFLCSLCVNGLYGTAGFYPKLLLDLQSDVQVISYGGCFTQAYVIYTSVMCELSTLTVMSYDRYVAICRPLLYHTIVTSLTVRKLLLFSWGYPLFIALIAVSLAVRIPLCGSRIDKIFCDIPSILKHACLPITINQNLNKFVIVVHVLQILFIVFSYCKIVRTCVKSAKGRIKFTQTCVPHLITIFIFVTVTLFDNLQGWNNVNSTLNMRNAMAVQFLVIPPVLNPIIYGLNLQQIQRAVFRKXRVLEWANAVWGEDBAALDHFEEFTRRFRAVFDHPPEGRAVGERLFHLRQGTRIAQEFRTLAAGAG